A region from the Acomys russatus chromosome 20, mAcoRus1.1, whole genome shotgun sequence genome encodes:
- the Il17b gene encoding interleukin-17B, translating to MLRHSQLGARGSQLTLLLLAISVFLGPSQSRNTKGKRKGQGRPGPLAPGPHQVPLDLVSRVKPYARMEEYERNLGEMVAQLRNSSEPAKRKCEVNLQLWLSNKRSLSPWGYSINHDPSRIPADLPEARCLCLGCVNPFTMQEDRSMVSVPVFSQVPVRRRLCPPPPRPGPCRQRVVMETIAVGCTCIF from the exons ATGCTAAGGCACAGCCAGCTGGGGGCCCGAGGCTCCCAGCTGACA ctgctccttcttgccatctctgttttcctGGGGCCAAGCCAGTCCCGGAACACCAAAGGCAAAAGGAAGGGGCAAGGCAGGCCTGGCCCCTTGGCCCCTGGGCCTCACCAGGTGCCACTGGACCTGGTGTCTCGAGTAAAGCCCTACGCTCGCATGGAAGAGTATGAGAGGAACCTTGGAGAGATGGTGGCCCAGCTGAGGAACAGCTCTGAGCCTGCCAAGAGAAAATGCGAAGTCAACCTGCAGCTGTGGCTGTCCAACAAGAGAAGCCTGTCTCCTTGGGGCTACAG CATCAACCACGACCCCAGCCGCATCCCTGCGGACTTGCCCGAGGCGCGTTGTCTATGTCTGGGCTGCGTGAACCCCTTCACCATGCAGGAGGACCGCAGCATGGTGAGCGTGCCGGTGTTCAGCCAGGTGCCTGTGCGCCGCCGTCTCTGTCCGCCACCTCCGCGCCCCGGGCCCTGCCGTCAGCGCGTCGTCATGGAAACCATCGCTGTGGGTTGCACCTGCATCTTCTGA